A window from candidate division KSB1 bacterium encodes these proteins:
- a CDS encoding (2Fe-2S)-binding protein, producing MSEAPEEEIICQCFQVSDVTIKGYIKSRNLTEIEHITDVCGAGGGCQSCHMLLQLFIDQQHKKIPEKVAESSNGHSPKRGIFGKLFARF from the coding sequence ATGAGCGAAGCCCCGGAAGAAGAAATCATCTGTCAATGTTTTCAGGTCTCGGATGTGACCATCAAGGGTTACATAAAATCTCGAAACCTGACTGAGATCGAACATATAACTGATGTCTGCGGTGCCGGAGGAGGATGTCAGTCCTGCCACATGCTTCTGCAACTGTTCATCGACCAGCAACATAAAAAGATCCCCGAAAAAGTTGCAGAATCGAGCAACGGCCATTCCCCAAAACGTGGTATCTTCGGCAAGCTGTTTGCACGATTTTAA
- a CDS encoding 2-C-methyl-D-erythritol 2,4-cyclodiphosphate synthase: MTRVGIGYDVHRLVYGRPLILGGVIIPFEKGLEGHSDADVLSHAISDALLGAAALGDIGQHFPNTDPEWKDISSLLLLENVNDKLAQIGFGIINIDAVLIAEQPKISDLIPEMCAKIANALDVSSSIISIKATTNEKLGFIGEGKGIAAQSVAMVKTLNIGRDS; encoded by the coding sequence ATGACACGGGTTGGGATTGGCTATGATGTCCACAGATTGGTTTATGGCCGGCCATTAATTTTGGGCGGCGTGATTATTCCTTTTGAAAAAGGATTGGAAGGCCATTCTGATGCGGATGTTTTAAGTCACGCAATTTCAGACGCATTGTTAGGAGCGGCAGCATTAGGTGATATAGGTCAACATTTTCCCAATACAGATCCTGAGTGGAAGGACATTTCGAGCCTGTTATTATTGGAAAATGTGAATGATAAACTGGCCCAAATAGGATTTGGTATTATTAATATAGATGCAGTACTTATAGCCGAACAGCCAAAGATTAGTGATTTGATTCCGGAAATGTGTGCAAAAATAGCGAATGCACTGGATGTTTCATCATCAATAATTTCCATAAAAGCCACGACCAATGAGAAGCTTGGTTTTATTGGAGAAGGAAAAGGTATTGCCGCCCAATCTGTTGCCATGGTGAAGACACTGAATATTGGCAGAGATTCGTAA
- a CDS encoding glutamate--tRNA ligase codes for MSELSQNHINIRVRFAPSPTGYLHVGNARTAILNWLFARHCGGSFILRVEDTDMDRSTTEYYKELLDDLKWLGLDWDEGPDVGGDFGPYKQSDRLQIYQDYANKLLAQGNAFKCYCTAEEIKEKSELAISKGESVNYDGTCYQLSQEQIRQFESQGRKPVIRFRVPSEEISFSDIVRGTITFDGDNISDFVILRAVGIATYNFAAAVDDTLMSISHIVRGEDHLSNTPKQILIHNALGHTSPNFVHIPMILGSDRSKLSKRHGDNQVRQYREKGYFPEALVNFLSLLSWSSPTGDELLSMKRLVEEFTLERLSKSAAIFDLEKFNWMNGWYLRNIEFDKITNMAIPFLEKEGYDISDETFAKKCIGAVITRADYLQELATRCSIFFQDEVMFENDTLMKSESSKKIFAEFLNETKNITDWRGETFKQIMKTIQQKTGVKGKDLWMPFRMALTGLEHGLELPNVVELLGLEKSKQFIQKAINT; via the coding sequence ATGTCAGAACTATCACAGAATCATATTAATATTCGGGTGCGGTTTGCACCCAGCCCGACTGGCTATTTGCATGTGGGTAATGCCCGTACTGCAATTTTAAATTGGCTCTTTGCCAGGCATTGCGGTGGTAGTTTTATTCTTCGGGTAGAGGATACCGACATGGATCGATCTACCACAGAATATTATAAAGAACTTCTAGATGACCTGAAATGGCTTGGACTCGATTGGGATGAAGGACCTGATGTTGGGGGTGATTTCGGACCATACAAACAATCGGATCGGTTACAGATTTATCAAGATTATGCAAATAAATTATTGGCGCAGGGGAATGCCTTTAAATGCTATTGTACGGCTGAAGAAATTAAGGAAAAATCAGAATTGGCAATTTCTAAAGGCGAGAGTGTAAATTACGATGGTACCTGTTATCAATTATCTCAAGAACAAATTCGCCAGTTTGAATCACAAGGACGTAAACCGGTCATCCGTTTTAGAGTCCCTTCTGAAGAAATAAGCTTTTCCGATATTGTAAGAGGAACTATTACTTTTGATGGAGATAACATCAGTGATTTTGTAATTCTTCGAGCGGTTGGAATTGCAACTTATAATTTCGCCGCAGCGGTTGATGATACATTGATGTCAATCTCACATATCGTCCGGGGTGAAGACCATCTTTCCAATACACCAAAGCAGATATTAATCCACAATGCCCTGGGGCACACTTCCCCCAATTTTGTTCATATTCCAATGATTTTGGGATCTGATCGGTCGAAGTTGTCGAAACGTCATGGTGACAATCAAGTTAGACAATATCGTGAGAAAGGTTATTTTCCTGAAGCCCTGGTGAATTTTCTGAGCTTATTAAGTTGGTCGTCGCCGACTGGCGATGAGTTGCTTTCGATGAAACGGCTCGTTGAAGAGTTCACCCTGGAAAGATTATCAAAATCCGCAGCTATTTTTGATTTGGAGAAATTTAACTGGATGAACGGATGGTACCTGCGGAATATAGAATTCGATAAAATAACGAATATGGCGATCCCCTTTCTTGAAAAGGAAGGCTATGATATTTCAGACGAAACATTTGCCAAAAAATGTATTGGCGCAGTCATCACCAGGGCAGATTATCTACAAGAATTAGCAACGAGATGTTCAATATTTTTCCAGGATGAGGTAATGTTTGAGAACGACACTTTGATGAAATCAGAGTCTTCAAAAAAAATCTTTGCCGAGTTTTTAAATGAAACAAAAAATATTACAGATTGGCGTGGCGAAACTTTTAAGCAAATCATGAAAACAATTCAGCAAAAAACAGGAGTGAAAGGAAAGGATTTGTGGATGCCTTTTCGTATGGCATTAACCGGACTTGAGCATGGGTTGGAGTTACCAAATGTTGTTGAATTACTGGGGTTAGAAAAAAGTAAACAATTCATACAAAAAGCGATCAATACATAA
- the queA gene encoding tRNA preQ1(34) S-adenosylmethionine ribosyltransferase-isomerase QueA, whose translation MKLSEFTYNLPEELISQYPTKKRDESRLLVINREEQTISHYHFKNIIEYLKAGDCLVINETKVFPARLMGTKEKTDAEVEIFLLRELESSLWEVLVRPARKVRVGNRLHLTDDLFCDVIDNTVSGGRVVRFNYNGNFFSIVEKMGKSPLPPYIKREPEALDKERYQTVYASVRGAVAAPTAGLHFTEKLLEKIKKKGIKIVPIVLHVGLGSFRPVQVEDLSRHKMDSEYFQVYEDSARIINETKANGGKIISVGTTTTRALETAVTSDCQVKSEKGWTDKFIFPTYNFKIVDSLITNFHLPGSTLLMLVIAFAGKEMIFEAYAKAMEEKYRFYSYGDAMIII comes from the coding sequence ATGAAGTTATCAGAATTTACCTATAATTTACCTGAAGAATTAATTTCACAATATCCAACCAAGAAAAGGGATGAATCTCGATTACTGGTTATCAATCGTGAAGAGCAAACAATTTCACATTACCACTTTAAAAATATTATTGAATATTTAAAAGCAGGTGATTGTTTAGTTATTAATGAAACCAAAGTGTTTCCAGCTCGATTGATGGGTACAAAAGAAAAGACAGATGCAGAAGTGGAAATATTTCTCCTTCGCGAATTGGAAAGTAGTTTGTGGGAGGTGTTGGTAAGACCAGCAAGAAAAGTGAGGGTAGGGAATCGACTGCACTTAACAGATGATTTGTTTTGTGATGTAATTGACAATACTGTTTCCGGAGGCAGGGTTGTTCGGTTTAATTATAATGGTAATTTTTTCTCAATTGTTGAGAAAATGGGCAAATCGCCTTTACCACCTTATATTAAAAGAGAACCGGAAGCGTTAGACAAAGAAAGGTATCAAACAGTATATGCATCGGTTCGTGGAGCAGTTGCTGCCCCAACTGCTGGTCTTCATTTTACGGAAAAATTACTGGAGAAGATTAAAAAGAAAGGTATTAAGATTGTACCAATTGTACTTCATGTCGGGCTGGGTAGCTTCAGACCCGTCCAGGTTGAAGATTTGTCTAGACATAAAATGGATTCCGAATATTTTCAAGTTTATGAAGATTCTGCTCGTATCATTAACGAGACCAAAGCCAATGGAGGCAAGATCATTTCTGTGGGAACCACAACAACTCGTGCATTGGAAACAGCTGTAACATCTGATTGCCAGGTTAAATCCGAAAAAGGTTGGACAGATAAATTCATTTTTCCAACATACAATTTTAAAATTGTTGATTCTTTGATAACAAATTTCCATTTACCCGGTTCTACATTACTCATGCTGGTCATTGCATTTGCAGGAAAAGAAATGATTTTTGAAGCATACGCCAAGGCTATGGAAGAAAAATATCGATTCTACAGTTATGGCGATGCAATGATTATTATTTAA
- the ruvB gene encoding Holliday junction branch migration DNA helicase RuvB produces the protein MTENITKEKHRESTTSPERQLGELEFDLSLRPGRFSEFVGQKKMKENLSVFIEAAKARGESLDHVLFYGPPGLGKTTLAHIMAREMEVDIKLTSGPALEKAGDLAGILTNLNERDVFFIDEIHRLNPVVEEYMYSAMEDFRLDIVIDRGANARNLQLSLPHFTLVGATTRAGLLTSPLRDRFGVVNRLDYYPPDDLCLIVKRSAKILKVEMDEESAVEISRRARGTPRIANRLLRRIRDFAQIEGNGSITEEITQSSLERLDVDEKGLDEMDKRILTILIEKFDGGPVGINSLAVSVGEESDTIEEIYEPFLIKEGLLKRTSRGREVTALGYKHFGLDQGRSLQTSLF, from the coding sequence ATGACAGAAAATATCACTAAAGAAAAACACCGTGAATCCACAACATCTCCCGAGAGGCAATTAGGAGAGTTAGAGTTTGACTTGTCTCTTCGACCAGGCCGATTCTCCGAATTTGTGGGTCAAAAAAAGATGAAAGAAAACCTCTCAGTGTTTATTGAAGCGGCCAAAGCACGTGGTGAATCACTGGATCATGTGTTATTTTATGGTCCTCCGGGTTTGGGCAAAACTACTTTAGCGCATATCATGGCCAGAGAAATGGAAGTGGACATTAAATTAACCTCAGGTCCGGCATTGGAAAAAGCAGGTGATTTAGCGGGTATTCTTACCAATTTAAATGAACGAGATGTGTTTTTTATTGATGAAATCCATCGCTTAAATCCGGTCGTGGAAGAATACATGTACTCGGCGATGGAGGATTTTCGGTTAGATATCGTAATCGACAGGGGAGCAAATGCCAGAAATTTACAGCTTTCTCTGCCTCATTTTACATTGGTCGGTGCAACTACCCGAGCGGGTTTGTTGACTTCACCTTTACGCGATCGATTTGGAGTCGTCAATCGCTTGGATTATTATCCTCCGGATGATCTTTGTTTAATTGTCAAACGATCTGCTAAGATATTGAAAGTGGAAATGGATGAAGAAAGTGCAGTGGAAATTTCACGACGGGCAAGAGGAACTCCCCGTATTGCAAATCGACTTTTGCGACGTATTCGGGATTTTGCGCAAATTGAAGGGAATGGTTCCATCACAGAAGAGATCACTCAATCTTCACTTGAAAGATTGGATGTGGATGAAAAAGGGCTTGACGAAATGGACAAACGTATTTTAACCATATTGATTGAAAAATTTGATGGAGGTCCTGTAGGAATTAATTCATTGGCCGTTTCGGTTGGTGAAGAAAGTGATACGATAGAGGAAATTTATGAACCATTCCTTATAAAGGAAGGACTTTTAAAAAGGACATCGAGAGGAAGGGAGGTTACAGCTCTAGGATATAAACATTTCGGCCTGGATCAAGGGCGTTCATTACAAACAAGCTTATTTTAA
- a CDS encoding DUF507 family protein codes for MKLSRDKINHISSLIANDFKNREEMDYKVDLNDVRLEVTRAMTQELKRDDQADAEARKIITSYKEKKLREGTPEWDIMYQKHYEESLHRLGIS; via the coding sequence ATGAAACTGAGCCGAGACAAAATAAACCATATCAGCAGTCTGATCGCGAACGATTTTAAAAATCGTGAGGAGATGGATTACAAGGTGGACCTGAACGACGTAAGATTGGAAGTGACCCGGGCGATGACGCAAGAATTAAAACGCGATGATCAGGCCGATGCGGAAGCCCGCAAAATCATCACCTCCTACAAGGAAAAAAAATTGCGGGAAGGCACTCCCGAATGGGACATCATGTACCAGAAACATTACGAAGAATCCCTGCACAGGTTGGGTATCTCCTAG
- the ispD gene encoding 2-C-methyl-D-erythritol 4-phosphate cytidylyltransferase: MKVSAVIPAAGSGRRMQNNIAKQFIRIGAKPILFYTLFQFENCEIVDDIVLVVKEEEIQFTREEIVNEFGVRKVKHIVAGGLERQSSVFAGLQSLVNSTDYVIIHDGVRPFIPVDLIEDSVRLCVNHGAVITAIPISSTVKLVDDHEVKETIDRSNLWNVQTPQVFDFQLIYSAYKKAFEDGFFATDDSMIVERQNISVKVIEGSKQNIKITTQEDLDFARYLLEKKQ; the protein is encoded by the coding sequence TTGAAAGTTTCTGCTGTGATTCCGGCCGCAGGCAGTGGCCGGAGAATGCAAAACAATATAGCTAAACAATTTATTCGAATCGGCGCTAAGCCGATTCTTTTTTATACCTTATTTCAATTCGAGAATTGTGAAATAGTTGATGATATTGTTCTAGTAGTAAAAGAAGAAGAAATCCAATTTACACGAGAAGAAATTGTTAATGAATTTGGCGTTCGTAAGGTGAAACACATAGTAGCTGGCGGGCTGGAACGTCAATCGTCTGTTTTCGCAGGATTACAATCCCTGGTAAACAGCACGGATTATGTGATCATTCATGACGGTGTTAGGCCATTTATTCCAGTAGATTTAATCGAGGATTCTGTTAGACTTTGTGTAAATCATGGAGCAGTAATTACAGCAATACCTATATCATCGACCGTAAAACTTGTGGATGATCATGAAGTTAAGGAAACGATTGATCGCAGCAATTTATGGAATGTCCAGACACCACAGGTTTTTGACTTTCAATTGATTTATTCAGCCTACAAAAAGGCATTTGAAGATGGTTTTTTTGCTACCGATGATTCAATGATCGTTGAAAGGCAGAACATATCCGTTAAGGTAATTGAAGGATCGAAGCAGAATATTAAAATAACCACACAGGAAGATTTAGATTTTGCACGTTATTTACTGGAGAAAAAACAATGA
- the larC gene encoding nickel pincer cofactor biosynthesis protein LarC: MKIAYFDCRSGISGDMILGALIDLGVDFKAIQKGLKTLLLKGYHLKTRRVKRGAVGGTKFDVGVNPSAHTHSRNIRDIQKIVQGSKLPKQVMARSLAIFERIARAEARVHRIRIDKVHFHEVGAVDSIIDVVGGVLALELLRVDRVLASPINTGEGTVACDHGILPVPAPATLELLKGIPCYSSGVPKELATPTGVAMIGFWAEKFQSLPLMTIQKTGYGAGTHIVKTQPNLLRIILGEGAGRAGERGTLIETNIDDMNPEFYEHVMAILFSAGALDVFFTPIIMKKNRPAVKLSALVPPDRREEAERILLTETSTYGVRSCEMDRLVLEREQRQVKTPYGKVTVKVGRLDGNRIHFSPEYEDCRKIAKLKGLPIKVVYDTVARCAEQDLGGE; this comes from the coding sequence ATGAAAATCGCTTATTTTGATTGCCGATCCGGAATTAGTGGCGACATGATTCTGGGTGCCCTGATAGATTTGGGAGTGGATTTCAAAGCCATTCAAAAAGGCCTGAAGACCCTGCTGCTGAAAGGTTATCATCTAAAAACCCGCCGCGTGAAACGCGGGGCTGTGGGAGGCACCAAGTTTGATGTGGGGGTCAATCCATCAGCACACACCCATTCCAGAAATATCCGAGACATTCAAAAGATCGTTCAAGGTTCCAAACTTCCCAAACAGGTCATGGCGCGATCGCTGGCAATATTCGAGCGCATAGCGCGGGCAGAAGCCCGGGTGCACCGGATTCGCATTGACAAAGTTCACTTTCACGAAGTTGGCGCGGTCGATTCCATCATCGACGTGGTGGGCGGTGTGTTGGCCTTGGAACTGTTGAGGGTGGACCGGGTTCTGGCTTCGCCGATCAACACGGGAGAGGGCACGGTGGCCTGCGACCATGGCATTTTACCGGTTCCGGCTCCCGCTACTTTGGAGCTTTTAAAAGGTATTCCGTGTTATTCCAGCGGAGTCCCTAAAGAATTAGCCACGCCCACCGGTGTGGCCATGATCGGGTTTTGGGCAGAAAAATTTCAATCCCTGCCCCTCATGACGATTCAAAAAACCGGGTACGGTGCGGGAACCCATATCGTCAAAACCCAGCCTAATTTGTTGCGTATTATTCTGGGGGAAGGAGCGGGCCGGGCTGGGGAACGCGGGACTCTGATTGAAACCAACATTGATGACATGAACCCAGAGTTTTATGAGCATGTCATGGCGATCTTGTTTTCTGCTGGCGCGCTGGACGTGTTTTTCACTCCCATCATCATGAAGAAAAACCGGCCCGCCGTGAAATTGTCGGCCTTGGTTCCTCCGGATCGAAGAGAAGAGGCCGAGCGCATTTTATTGACCGAAACCTCGACCTATGGTGTCCGGAGCTGTGAGATGGACCGCCTGGTATTGGAACGGGAGCAACGCCAGGTCAAAACCCCTTACGGCAAGGTGACCGTGAAAGTAGGCAGACTGGATGGCAATCGGATCCATTTTTCGCCGGAATACGAGGACTGCCGGAAGATCGCCAAATTGAAGGGATTGCCGATTAAAGTTGTTTACGACACGGTTGCCAGGTGCGCCGAGCAGGACCTTGGCGGGGAGTAG
- a CDS encoding DUF507 family protein translates to MRIKKELVERMSKQMVKSLIAGDFIVWEDRPEKLEAIISAIITEDLLVEDRLNDEVKTLLEARTKDYERDMMDFGRVFQMVKSKLVRERGLVL, encoded by the coding sequence ATGCGGATAAAAAAAGAGCTCGTCGAGCGCATGTCAAAGCAAATGGTGAAATCTCTCATTGCAGGTGATTTTATCGTCTGGGAAGACCGGCCTGAAAAATTGGAAGCCATCATTTCGGCAATCATCACGGAAGACCTGCTGGTGGAAGACCGGCTGAATGACGAGGTCAAAACTTTATTGGAAGCACGGACCAAAGATTATGAACGCGATATGATGGATTTTGGCCGGGTCTTTCAAATGGTCAAGTCCAAACTGGTCCGGGAACGCGGACTCGTCCTCTAA
- a CDS encoding cysteine--tRNA ligase, giving the protein MHLYNTLSGEKEKFEPLQAGKVSFYVCGPTVYDYFHIGNARPFIIYDVFRRFLQYRGYDVKYVVNITDVDDKIIQRSIKENRTAKEVADEFTKAYFDDLDQLLVKLPDVSPKATEHLDDMITLVQELVAKGIAYVLDGDVYYSIEKFQSYGKLSGKNIEDLQAGSRVEIDERKENPLDFALWKAAKPDEPAWDSPWGKGRPGWHLECSAMSMKYLSKDFDIHAGGEDLIFPHHENEIAQSCGSGNVKFAKYWLHNGFLNIRDKKMSKSIGNVLIVRDILKSYKPQVLRLFFLQKHYRSPINYSEEILEDAQRGWERLQNLFDNLNSIEIDSNSLQLKSLTNKEKEFKNFQERIKQEYISAMEDDFNTALAIGKVFELVKECNIIITRGNLTENQKLLLVNVKEFIVEVDEILSILDNDEHDSSGEEELSKVLDLLVGIRSELRKNKLWDLSDKIREELASIGYVIEDQPEKSIWKKEKT; this is encoded by the coding sequence ATTCATTTATACAATACCTTATCCGGGGAAAAAGAAAAATTTGAACCATTACAAGCTGGTAAAGTTTCGTTTTATGTCTGTGGTCCTACGGTTTATGATTATTTCCATATCGGAAATGCCCGCCCGTTTATCATCTATGATGTTTTCCGCAGGTTCCTTCAATATCGTGGTTATGATGTTAAGTATGTGGTTAATATCACAGATGTGGATGACAAAATCATTCAACGATCTATAAAAGAAAATCGGACTGCAAAAGAAGTAGCTGATGAGTTCACAAAAGCCTATTTCGATGATCTGGATCAATTGCTTGTGAAACTACCTGATGTTTCACCAAAGGCAACTGAACATTTAGATGATATGATAACTTTAGTTCAGGAACTTGTGGCTAAAGGGATTGCCTATGTTCTGGATGGTGATGTTTACTACAGTATCGAAAAATTTCAATCCTACGGAAAATTAAGCGGGAAGAATATTGAAGATTTACAAGCCGGTTCTAGAGTGGAAATAGACGAAAGGAAAGAAAATCCACTTGATTTTGCTCTTTGGAAAGCTGCCAAGCCAGATGAACCTGCTTGGGATAGTCCCTGGGGTAAAGGCCGTCCTGGTTGGCATTTGGAATGCTCAGCCATGTCGATGAAATATCTTAGCAAAGATTTTGATATTCATGCAGGTGGAGAAGATTTAATTTTTCCACATCATGAAAATGAAATTGCTCAAAGCTGTGGAAGTGGAAATGTAAAATTTGCTAAGTATTGGCTGCACAATGGTTTTTTGAATATTCGCGATAAAAAAATGTCAAAATCCATCGGCAATGTTTTGATTGTTCGAGATATTTTAAAATCCTATAAACCACAAGTATTACGTCTTTTCTTTCTTCAGAAACATTACCGCAGCCCTATTAATTATTCTGAAGAAATCCTGGAAGATGCACAGCGTGGATGGGAAAGATTACAGAATCTATTCGATAATTTGAACAGTATAGAAATTGATTCGAATTCATTACAATTAAAATCTCTTACAAATAAAGAAAAAGAATTCAAAAATTTCCAGGAGCGGATTAAACAAGAATATATATCGGCAATGGAGGATGATTTTAATACTGCCCTTGCTATTGGTAAGGTTTTCGAGTTAGTAAAAGAATGTAATATAATCATTACCAGGGGTAATCTAACAGAAAATCAAAAGCTGTTATTGGTAAACGTAAAAGAATTTATTGTGGAAGTGGATGAAATTTTATCCATATTGGACAATGATGAACATGATTCTAGTGGGGAGGAAGAATTATCCAAGGTATTGGACTTATTAGTCGGAATACGAAGTGAATTGAGAAAAAATAAGCTTTGGGACTTAAGCGATAAAATACGCGAGGAACTTGCTAGCATTGGTTATGTGATAGAAGACCAACCCGAAAAAAGTATTTGGAAGAAAGAAAAAACCTAA